The Flavobacterium marginilacus genome window below encodes:
- a CDS encoding alkaline phosphatase family protein, with protein sequence MKILKNKIMIIALFSLWSCFSQNNEFSKVKHVVVIGFDGLSPDGIEHASTPAFHKLMKEGASTMHARSVLPSSSSTNWASMIMGAGPEQHGITSNDWEKSNFVLPSVVQGDDFLFPTIFSIINSQIKNAEIGAVYHWSGFGRLFEKSAVDYNVNPETEDKTAVIASDYIKAKQPTFTFIHFDHVDHAGHEFGHGSTEYYKSVEKADALLAQVMQAITSSPMGNETVVIVSADHGGLGKGHGGESLQEMEIPFIIWGKSVKKNTILNYPVYQYDNAATVAFALGIKMPMASIGRPVKNAFEGYNEIDSYTLTKRYKEPVIQPKAYLSKKAGGLFREAAQVVIDNPDKEGEIRYTLDGSMPAKDSEIYKMPFKVYQNTVVKSAIFKNQSIASLVNEAFFRVVSSTAKAPVSYEIFYLSNLNSVPFLDKYTPDEKGSCFEIGSDEIDSKIKENTAVRFKTVIKIDKEEQYGFFTRSDDGSILKINNEVVVNNDGDHGVKEKGGAITLKPGTYTLEVIWFNGGGSGWLDVYYQTASVPKQIIPAAFFQKMSFN encoded by the coding sequence ATGAAAATACTAAAAAATAAAATCATGATCATAGCGCTGTTCTCGCTATGGTCGTGTTTTTCTCAAAATAATGAATTCTCAAAAGTAAAACATGTCGTTGTAATTGGCTTTGACGGATTGAGTCCAGACGGAATCGAACATGCCAGCACACCTGCTTTTCACAAACTGATGAAGGAAGGAGCTTCGACAATGCATGCCCGTTCCGTTTTACCATCGAGCTCCAGTACCAATTGGGCTTCAATGATTATGGGAGCGGGACCAGAACAGCACGGAATTACATCTAATGATTGGGAGAAAAGCAATTTTGTATTACCATCAGTAGTGCAAGGCGATGATTTTTTGTTTCCTACCATTTTTTCGATAATAAATTCACAAATAAAGAATGCCGAAATCGGAGCTGTTTATCATTGGTCAGGATTCGGCCGGCTCTTTGAAAAAAGTGCTGTCGATTATAATGTAAATCCAGAAACCGAAGATAAAACAGCAGTAATTGCCAGCGATTATATAAAAGCCAAACAGCCCACTTTTACCTTTATTCATTTTGATCACGTGGACCACGCAGGACACGAATTTGGTCATGGGAGTACAGAATATTATAAATCGGTTGAAAAAGCAGATGCATTATTGGCTCAGGTTATGCAGGCTATTACATCCTCTCCAATGGGTAATGAGACTGTAGTCATAGTAAGTGCAGATCATGGCGGATTGGGCAAAGGACATGGTGGCGAATCATTACAGGAAATGGAAATTCCGTTTATTATTTGGGGCAAATCCGTAAAGAAAAATACCATACTCAATTATCCGGTTTATCAGTATGATAATGCAGCGACTGTTGCATTTGCATTGGGTATAAAAATGCCAATGGCCAGTATTGGAAGACCAGTTAAAAATGCTTTTGAAGGCTATAACGAAATTGATAGTTATACATTAACTAAAAGGTATAAAGAACCTGTAATTCAGCCAAAAGCTTATTTAAGTAAAAAAGCTGGCGGATTGTTTAGAGAGGCAGCCCAAGTAGTAATTGATAACCCTGATAAAGAAGGTGAAATTCGATATACGCTGGATGGTTCAATGCCTGCCAAAGATTCGGAAATCTACAAAATGCCATTTAAAGTATATCAAAATACAGTCGTAAAAAGTGCCATTTTCAAAAACCAAAGCATCGCAAGTTTGGTAAACGAAGCTTTTTTCAGAGTGGTTTCCAGTACTGCAAAAGCTCCAGTTTCCTATGAAATTTTTTATTTATCTAATTTAAACAGCGTGCCGTTTTTAGATAAATATACGCCAGACGAAAAAGGAAGCTGCTTCGAAATAGGTTCTGATGAAATTGATTCGAAGATTAAGGAAAATACCGCAGTAAGATTCAAGACTGTCATAAAAATTGATAAGGAGGAGCAATATGGTTTTTTCACCAGATCGGATGATGGAAGCATTTTGAAAATCAACAATGAAGTCGTTGTTAATAATGATGGAGATCACGGTGTAAAAGAGAAAGGCGGTGCAATCACACTAAAGCCTGGAACATATACTTTGGAAGTAATCTGGTTTAATGGCGGCGGAAGTGGCTGGCTGGATGTTTATTATCAAACTGCTTCGGTACCAAAACAGATCATTCCTGCAGCTTTTTTTCAAAAAATGAGTTTTAATTAA